One genomic window of Calidithermus timidus DSM 17022 includes the following:
- the rsmG gene encoding 16S rRNA (guanine(527)-N(7))-methyltransferase RsmG, producing MELTATGRELLLRGAVALGEELSPTIHLFERLYAQLTEANRQINLTSLREERDIVLKHFLDSLTCLASGLLEGPLEVVDVGTGAGFPGLPLKIARPSLRMYFLEATRKKLRYVEESCALLGLGDTAFVWGRAEQIAHQPEYRARFDRAVIRAVGSMGQISELCLPLLKVGGYLIAQKGPEVARELEGVERGLRPLGGVLEEVKELELPESGDQRRLVIIKKVAATEPRYPRRPEAIARHGLF from the coding sequence GTGGAGCTGACAGCCACGGGCAGGGAACTCTTGCTGCGGGGTGCTGTGGCCCTGGGGGAAGAGCTAAGCCCCACCATCCACCTCTTCGAACGGCTGTATGCCCAGTTGACCGAGGCTAACCGGCAGATCAACCTCACCTCGTTGCGGGAAGAGCGCGACATCGTGCTCAAGCACTTCCTCGACTCCTTGACCTGCCTCGCCAGCGGTCTGCTCGAGGGCCCGCTCGAAGTAGTCGACGTGGGGACCGGGGCTGGGTTCCCCGGCCTGCCGCTCAAGATCGCGAGACCTTCGCTGAGGATGTACTTCCTCGAGGCCACCCGCAAAAAGCTGCGCTACGTCGAGGAAAGCTGCGCGCTGTTAGGGCTAGGGGACACGGCATTCGTTTGGGGGCGGGCAGAGCAGATCGCGCATCAGCCCGAGTATCGCGCGCGCTTCGACCGGGCAGTGATCCGCGCCGTGGGTTCCATGGGACAGATCAGCGAGCTGTGCCTGCCGCTGCTCAAGGTGGGCGGCTATCTGATCGCCCAGAAAGGCCCCGAGGTCGCGCGGGAACTCGAGGGGGTCGAGCGGGGCTTGAGGCCGCTGGGGGGCGTGCTCGAGGAGGTAAAGGAGCTGGAGCTGCCCGAATCCGGTGATCAGCGGCGGCTGGTCATCATCAAGAAAGTGGCTGCCACGGAGCCCCGCTATCCCCGCAGACCCGAGGCGATCGCCCGACATGGATTATTCTGA
- a CDS encoding ParA family protein — protein sequence MNRIGIVNQKGGVGKTTTAINLASYLVRAGRRVLLVDLDPQANATSGLNQQPTEDGIYSLLLGESTPQQSIREVVRNFHLLPAGADLVGANAQLAHLPQRLREVLEPLSPAYDLILIDAPPSLGPLTLNALVASEGLLVPVQAEYYALEGIAGLMETIDEVRSSLNPALRLLGVLITMFDSRTLLSQQVESNIRAHLGEKVFWTVIPRNVRLAEAPSHGQAIGDYAPTSSGAHAYRRLAEEVMRRVQEA from the coding sequence ATGAACCGCATCGGCATAGTCAACCAGAAGGGCGGGGTAGGGAAGACCACCACCGCCATCAATCTGGCCAGCTACCTGGTCAGGGCCGGGCGGCGGGTGCTGCTGGTCGACCTCGACCCCCAGGCCAACGCCACCTCGGGGTTGAACCAGCAGCCCACCGAGGACGGGATTTACTCGCTCCTGCTGGGCGAATCCACACCCCAGCAGAGCATCCGCGAGGTGGTCAGGAACTTCCACCTCCTGCCCGCCGGTGCCGATCTGGTGGGGGCCAACGCCCAGCTTGCGCACCTGCCCCAGCGCCTGCGGGAGGTGCTCGAGCCGCTGAGCCCAGCCTACGACCTGATCCTCATCGACGCGCCCCCCAGCCTTGGGCCCCTCACCCTCAACGCCCTGGTGGCCTCCGAGGGGCTGCTGGTGCCCGTGCAGGCCGAGTACTACGCCCTCGAGGGCATCGCCGGGCTGATGGAGACCATCGACGAGGTGCGCAGCAGCCTGAACCCGGCCCTGCGGCTGCTGGGGGTTCTGATCACCATGTTCGATTCGCGGACCCTGCTCTCGCAGCAGGTGGAGTCCAACATCCGCGCCCACCTAGGAGAAAAAGTGTTCTGGACGGTAATTCCACGCAACGTTCGCCTGGCCGAGGCCCCCAGTCACGGTCAGGCCATCGGCGACTACGCCCCCACCTCGAGCGGGGCCCACGCCTACCGCCGTCTGGCCGAGGAGGTGATGCGCCGTGTCCAGGAAGCCTAG